In Fragaria vesca subsp. vesca linkage group LG5, FraVesHawaii_1.0, whole genome shotgun sequence, the genomic stretch AGCGGCCAGTAGAACACTTCTTGCTAATTGTTTCATGCATGACTCCATAATATAGAATACCAAATTTAAGGAAGAATCTTGTTATTATTGCGGATACTTATCTAAATGTTCATTGTAATATGTGGTTCATGCTAACTAATCTAAACTTAAGGGTAGCTGCATTGGTCTATCATTTGAAAAAAGAAAAGAAAAGATAAAACGGAATACAAATACATACATGCATATATATAGACAATAACATAAATTTCATTGCCAGATATTCAGGGAGAGAACAACCTCTACTTCTCTCATCAGGGTATTTCATACACTGCATATTGGTCAATACAAGAGATAACACATATATAGCTTTTCCTATAAGTAGTGGTAAAAGCAGATAAGCTTCTCGTGGCATGAGAATTAGCTTACAGTCTTACACTGTTTGGCCATTTCCAACAATTCTTCTTCTTCTTCCAAGTCTTTACCTGAAATTCAAGTACCTTTATATACAATTCAACATGTAGTCATAAATCCAAGCACGATTGTCTAAAAGAAGCTTGCCCTGGAGAGGAAAGGTACTACGTAAATAAAAAGAAATTATATAGACATTTATCTGATGATTTTCGACGTAATATTTAAGCAACTTGAGGATCAGCCATTCCAGTACTAGTCTTGATGCTTAAAGTGAGGTCGAGATTCAACTCAGGCACCAAACAGCCAGCAGCAGAATCGGCTGATGAGACCTCATCAACGACCTCATCGTCCATCTCATTGAAGTACTTGACAAGTTTGTTATAAGGTGCATGCTTAATCTCAGGGCGGGGCTTATTTGGACGAAGAGTAGTGCCTGTGTTCAGTATCTTCTTCTTTAAATGAGAGTTCCAGTAGTTCTTCACTTCGTTATCTGTCCTTCCAGGCAGTCTTCCAGCTATTAGCGACCACCTAAAAACCATAATATGTACATGCCATGGGGAGCTTAATTAAATTCATCCAAGTCACTCATTATATATGTGTGTAAATTCTCACTGAAAGGTTTTAGCTAGCTAAGAATTCGATCTGTATGTTTTTATTTATCTAATTATTCATATCAATTAGTTCTTGGAAAAGGAACTTTAGACATGTAATTGCAGGGAGGGAAGTTCAACAGTGGATATATTTATTTATTTTTTTTTGGTAAGGATGAAAAGGACTTGCATTTTACTCAAGTTTTGCTGACTCATGATCATAGGTGCGGTATTTTTTCTATAATCTCTTGAACGATCATTTGTTAAAACATCTGTGCGATCCCCAATTTCTAGGCTTTTTGTTAGACAATCGATCGAATAGATGTTCGTATAACTGAGTCTGGAAATCTACAGACATCGATCAGACTTAATAAATAGACAAATAGTGTATTATTCGTCAATCATATTTATGTTTTTTCAGAAAAAAGTTTAAGTGACCAAGTTTATTCATCCAGTACGTAGTTTCATTTGATTAATTCTGTATGGATCATTCTTAAAAGCGATAAAAAAAAGATGAACAGTTTATGTTATTAATCTGCAATCTTGGAAGCAAGTGATGAAATGGGAACCTGCAGAAAAAAGAAGAAGAGAAGATTGCTAGCTAGATACAGATCGAAGAGATAAGAAATTATCGATAACTGTTTTCCTAATTTCGTTAATTAAAATCTCTCTCTATTCTCTAATCTCTCTCTCTCTCTCTCTCTCATCCAGCTTGTTTGGGAAAATTAACGTACTTGTTACGTTATTCGGGAATTAACTTGGGAGAAGGTAAAGGATTGATCTGAGATTCATACCTATTCCCAAGGAGTTTATGAAGCCTGATGATGAGATCCTCTTCATCTTCACTAAAGCTCCCTCGTTTAAGATCAGGTCGTAGATAGTTTATCCATCTCAGTCGACAACTCTTACCACAACGACGCAACCCTAAATCGATCATCATAATCCACCAATTCACATCAGTAATTCATCAATATCACACAAACATAATCCAAGAAAGAATCATCAAGATGCATGCATATATGTACCTGCAGCCTTAGGAAGCGAATTCCAGCAACCTTCGCCGTGTTTTTGGATGTAGTCAATGAGTTTCTGATCTTCTTGGATCGACCACGCCCCTTTAGTCGTCTCCGTCTTCTCGCAGCAGGGCTTCCTCATCGTAAAACCCTAGCTAGGTTACTGCAAAATTAAGCTCAGGGAGAGAGAAAGCAGAGAGAGAGATTGATGTATCAGATTCTCTGGTCATCCATTAATTCTGTATTGGTTGGGAATAATAGAGCAATAGAAACAGATATTATATCTATATATACGAGGTGAGAACTCTGTGCTACTGCTGCTTCTGCTTGTGGGGGTTAGTTTATACTTGAAGGATCAAGTTGACAAATATGGAATGGAGGGCTGGACCGGTTGTTTTTACCAGTCGCCATGTTTAAACAAACAAATGGCTGTGACGGAGGGTGAATGAATGACAAGAGTAGTGTGCATGCTTTGGTGAGGTGAGTGAGAATGTGCACCGGCCAATGCTACATTGCCACTTACCTTTACTTCCCTTCGCTCTCCACCATCTAGCTAACACATTTGAGTCGGTGGACCGCCCCTACCTTCTTAATCTAATGTCTCATATATAGCTGGCTAGCCAGGTCACCCTTAACCTTAAGTACTTAATTCATCTAATTGTCACTTAAACAATTAGGGCACTTATATTGACATAAATAGAAAATAGAAGTCTTTTACTTGAGAATTGAGATTTCAATTTATTATATGCTTATTTGGTTTGGCATGGATTCATGTTATTCATAATTTGATCGTAACTTTATATACAATAATTGTACGAATTAGGAATAGAGAAGAAGAAAAAATGAGGATGCAGCCCAAAAATGAAACTCCAAATTTAGAAGTACGTGCACGTACATGGCAACGATGTGCCCATTAGATTCTTATTTTCTTTCTTTTCTTTTATACTCAATACTTGTTTTTACACATACTTAATCCAATCCTTAATTTTATCTATCTAACTATATAAAAATCCACCCAATACTATTTGGTCTGACGACATAGTCTCCCCTTAATAAATAATAAGTGGGAGGTTGTGAATTTGTCGACTCACGAAGTTATAATGTTTATTAGATAAAAAAAACTATATAAAAATCCCCTCCGCATGACTATAACAATTTTTCACTTATTTTTGACTACTAAGATTACATTGTCACATTCTCAAAAAAGAAAAAGAAAAAAAGATTACATTGTCACATGCTCGATAGTTATATTTCCGTATCCATCGCTACTCTATTTGACATTTTTAAATGTGAAACTTTCATGCTTTGCTTATTTTCATTGTTAATGGCATGCGAAATAAAATTTCATTTCATTGAAGATCGATCTGTACACACATGTCGCAAAACAGTTTGGTATTGATGTGATTTTTTAAAAAAAAACTGCTGTTATTGTACTGCGAAATTAATCAACTGTGAATTAAAACAGTTTTCTGTTTGATAAATATTAGTTTTAAAAGTGCTGCTAAGATAAGATTTATTAATTTATAGTGTTTTTAGTGACAGCTGTTTTTAAAAGTAACATTCAAGTTGCTGTAAAAGCTACTGTCAGTGACCTGTAATTTTTTTAAAAAGCTGATTTTTTCTCATTTACCAAACACTATAAAATCTAAAAGTTCGGATGTAAACTGATTTTTTAAAAAAAATGAAACTGTATTAGACTGGGCCTTACCGATCACAATCAAATATGTGTTTAGTCTAAGGGTATCTATTTTCTAATTTGAGGTAGTTGACGTCATTATTAATTGACAGGAACTTGACTCCTATCAATCAAAAGAAAAAAAATAATAGGGAAAAAAAATGATGGATGGGCCAGGCCGGGGTTCACAGTTCTACACAGTTAGGTTCCTTTTGCTTTCTGAGTCTGACCAGCCCAAAATCCAATCTCGCTTTAGAACCACAAATACATGTCCGACACGTGTCCTTTTGAACACTTCCAAACCTCACCGGTCCTCATCATGACCACCACTTCTTCCCCAGTCTTATAAAACCTGCGCGCTTTCAAAATCCCCACAAAATCTCATTTTCCCACCCGAAATCCCCAAAATGCCCCAACTCGCCGAGGCCTACGCCTGCGTCCCCTCGACGGAGCGCGGCCGCGGGATCCTGATCTCCGGCGACCCCAAATCCAACCGGCTCCTCTACACCAATGGCAGATCCGTCATCATCATGAACCTCGACAACCCTCTCGACGTCGCCGTCTACGCCGAGCACGCCTACCCGGCCACCGTCGCCAGATTCTCCCCCAACGGCGAGTGGATCGCCTCCGCCGACGTCTCCGGCACCGTCCGGATCTGGGGGACCCACAACGATTTCGTCCTCAAGAACGAGTTCAAGGTCCTCTCCGGCCGGATCGACGACCTCCAGTGGTCCGCCGACGGCCTCAGGATCGTCGCCTGCGGTGAGGGCAAAGGGAAATCCCTCGTTCGCGCCTTCATGTAAGCGACACGTCGTTTTTTCCGATCTTTATCAATTGCATTGGTGTTTTCGATTTTTGGATGAATAAAAATTGGTGTGGATTTTTGATTAGGTGGGATTCAGGGTCTACTGTTGGGGATTTTGATGGGCATTCGAAGCGGGTTTTGAGCTGTGTGTTCAAGCCAACCAGGCCCTTTCGCATTGTCACGTGCGGCGAGGATTTCTTGGTCAATTTCTATGAAGGGCCACCTTTCAAATTCAAGCAGTCTCACAGGTTTTGTACTATGATTGATCATAGTGATGATTGTGATCATATTGTAATGTAATGTATGTGGGTTAAATTGTCTTTTGTGGTTTTTGGATGTCAGGGATCACTCGAATTTTGTGAACTGCGTGAGGTACTCTCCGGATGGGAGTAAGTTTATTACTGTAAGCTCGGATAAGAAGGGGCTTATTTTTGATGGGAAGACTGCGGAGAAGATCGGTGAGCTTTCGTCGGAAGATGGCCACAAAGGCAGCATTTATGCTCTTAGCTGGAGTCCTGATGGCAAACAGGTAACATGGATCGGTTTAGGGATTTTGTTCATCACATTACTAAAAATGTGTTCATGTTTGCTGAATAATGCTTGTTTGGAATGATAGATTCTGACTGTGTCTGCTGACAAGACGGCAAAAATATGGGATATATGTGAGGATTACCATGGGAAGGTGCATAAAACGTTGACATGTCCTGGATCAGGTGGAGTGGAGGACATGCTAGTTGGCGGCCTATGGCAGAATGATCATATAGTTACTGTTTCACTTGGAGGCATGATTAGTATATTCTCAGCAAGTGACCTTGATAAAGCCCCATTATCGCTATTTGGACACATGAAGAATGTTACTTCATTGTCTGTTCTGAAGAATGACCCAAAAGTTATATTGTCTACCAGCTATGATGGTTTGATTGTTAAATGGATTCAAGGCGTTGGATATAGTGGAAAATTACAAAGGAAGGAGACCTCACAAATAAAATGCTTTGCAGCTGTTGAAGAAGAAATTGTTACATCTGGATTCGACAATACAGTAACTAGAATTCTATGTTCTCTTTCTCATGCAATTTCATGATATCTAGTTTTTACATTTTCATTTCTCGAGGAAAATCAAACTGTACTCTTCTTCTTTTGTGTGACCCAAATATATCACTAGATTGGTTTCTATAACAACATCTGATGCCCCACATACAATTACTGAAAAAGGTGTACAAAGCCATTTATAAAGCGGGTATAAAATCATGATCACTTCGAGATTTGGGGTGTTGGGGTGATAGAAATACTTATTAGTAACCAAAAGTTCTTACTTTGTTTAAATATTGTTTTATCTCAGTTCTTGCTCATGCTTTCTCTCATTACTATCCAGGTGTGGAGAGTTCCCTTAAATGGTGATCAATGTGGAGATGCAGAATCTATTGATGTTGGTAGTCAGCCAAAGGACATAAGCCATGCCCTTCATTATCCTGAACTCGTTTTGGTTTCAACTGATTCAGGAGCTCTCTTGCTTCGTGGCGGCAAAGTAGTGTCAACTATAAACCTTGGGTTTACTGTCACAGCATCTGCAATTGCACCAGATGGTAGTGAAGCTATCATTGGTGGGCAGGATGGTAAACTGCACATTTATTCTATAGCAGGCAATACACTTACGGAAGAGGCTGTACTAGAGAAACATCGGGGTGCTATTAGTGTCATACATTACTCTCCAGATGTTTCAATGATTGCATCAGGAGATTTGAACCGAGAAGCTGTCATCTGGGATCGTGCCTCCCGAGAGGTAGTGCTCGATACTCAAAGCTAATGTTTACCATTTGCCGATCTATATTTATAACTATTATCTTGGTATTAGATCCTTTAGTGGATGATGAGCAGGACAAAATATTATCCTTTTTCCTAGTTATGGGTATTTATATGTGCATGTATGAATGTGTTGGTATGCGGGTGTAGATTTCTGCATCAATCTATGATCAATTAATGTTCTTTAGCAAACCAAATGCTTGGTTTTTAGTAGAGAATTATAATGAAACACATATAAGTAGGATAAAGGAAAGGTGATGAAGTTCCACTCATAAAATTTATGTAATTGGTCGGTGCAATTAACCAACTATTTCTTTGAGTGCATTCATCACTGATTCAGTAAATTATATGAAAAGATGTACACAATGGAATGATAAATAATATAATTCATATCTATTGCATAGAACTTTGAATTTGATATGTGAAGGAACTCTTGAAGTCACATTTATAATACAAAAAGAAATTTTTATTCTTGTAGTCATTATCCCTTCTGTTATTACTTATGCTCATATACTTATATGTGTAAGTATGGAAAAGTGCAAGGTAGTTTTGCGAGGAAGTGATATCTGTCTTAAGGTAGTGAGAGTCAGAGTTACAGACAAATTATGTGAGACTCAATGGAATGCCAATTGTACCTTAATGTTAATATTGCTCATTAGATGCCTGGTTGTGACATTGTCTTAAAAATCCTGATCACCTTGAATTTTATGACATTTGCAATTTGAACTGACTGGTTGCATTTTTTGGCACATTCTATGTTGTAGGTCAAGCTTAAGAACATGCTGTACCATACTGCTCGAATAAACTGCCTTGCGTGGTCTCCTGATAACAGCATGGTCGCTACTGGATCACTTGACACTTGTGTCATTATATATGAAGTTGACAAGCCTGCATCAAGCCGTGTAACCATAAAGGGCGCTCATTTGGGCGGGGTATATGGGATAGCTTTCACCGATGAGCACACAGTGGTAAGCTCTGGCGAGGATGCGTTTGTTCGTGTTTGGAAGTTGACTCCCCAATAGCGTATTGTGTAGGAATTCAGGAGGTTATAAAAGCATCAGTGAAGAAGTTAATGGACTTTCTGGATTTCCTGGTTTTATACTGTTACGAGCTTGCCCTGGGTGAGAAAAAAAATGCAGTTTGGAGTTGTTTCTACTTGCTAGTTATAAAACTTGGTGGATTTCAGATGTGATGTTTGTTTCTTAAAAGTCTTGTTCGATTATTTGAATTTCGCAAAGGTCTGAAGAGGTACCTTAGCATTGTAAATCTCCAGAGATTTGAACCATGGAAACCATTGAGTGGTAGCTGCACGGCAACAATCTAGAATCTTGACATGAGTATCAGTGCAGAAGCAGAAGATCAAACTGAATTTTTCCGTTGTATTTGTTTTCCGTTTTCTACTAATCATGAAACTTTTCTTTCCTGAATTTTTGGTGCGAGGAAAGTCGAGATATTTATCTATGTTATACTGTGCCCGGTAAGGGTGAATGTGTTTGTATGTGCAACATTTGTGCCCGTGTTGCCAATACCAACAGTCAGTCATGTTAAGGTTTGTTGTAGGCTAAAGCTCAAACTAAGCAACTTAGCATATGTATCCTCCTGGTTAGGGAGTGAATCATATATGTTTCATATGCATGATATCCTTCATTTCCAATATGAAACAAGGTGTACATGTTTGACAAAGCTGCTCCTGAAACCTATGTGGTAGAGGCTAGCTCTGTTAATGTGAACTGGAAAGAACAAACCATGGACAAAACTAAGGATAACAATCTTTCTAAAATGTCATAGTTCATCGTGCATTAATCTCTCCAAAGGTTCCTCGGCTTTACGAAGTGCATTGTCATAGACTGGGGCATGATTTACACCGTTGCCAACAGCTCCAGGCCGGAGCTCTTTACCAACCATACCGGCCTTGAAAGCAGCTGTGACCTTCCTCTGTAAATACAGTATACCAATGCGCTTCGAAACAACATAAAGAACAGCACATGTAAACAGGAAAACTCCAACTGCAATGATCACCCTGTCCAAAAGTAACTCAATATTAGAATCTGTTTATATATAGATAATATAGGACAGCAAAAAATAATTTACAAACCTGTCAATGACATCTTGGCGTTGCATTGTGGATAGTAGGTTTCTGGTACGCATTAACAGACTACGGTGTCCTTTGTATTCAGTCTCAGCCTTCCTCAGTACTCCAGTAGATTCCTCTGAATACCAACATACAGTTTTAGTCTTGCGATCTTAGCTCCCTTTTCTAAACAAATAAACTAATGTTCATATTCCAGATATTACACAAGCAGACCTTAGAATTAACAAATCTTAATAAAATAATACACAAGGCTCCCTCAATGGAATACACATAATATATAGCTTTTCGCACTGACAATTTGGAGCACAATCAAGTGGCATAAGAATGCTCTGAGAATATTGAAACACCAGATCCAGTTTTCAATGTTCTTTATACACCTTTTAGTTAGGGAAGAGCATTGCTGAAGATTTTACATCTTTCTCACAGAATAGACCATCAGCTTATTCCAATTTTTAAACGAGTCCCACCTGGTATCTATGATTCTAATAGTTCCAGACTGTGATTTCCATTGTCAAAACAACTCTGCTGATTTGCACAAACCAATGCCTGAACAGTCTATATCTTATCTATACAATCATTGAGTGCTAAACTTCAATTCAAAACTATTGACATATTTATAAAGCTCAACTTATGTTTTCTATTCAGAAGAATGCAGTGCTGCACCCAGAGAATTGACATGTAAGAATGACTTGAACTCACCAAAAGTCATGAGTGTGCCAGCGCTTCTTTCCACCTCCTGTAAACAGCCCATAGATACATTCAATTTGTATTAACTGAAATTTAGAACATTTAAAAGAAAGAAAAAAAAATACAGATGCTGACCTGAACCATTAGTTGACGAGTCCGCCTAAGGCTATCTGTGATGCTTTCTACAGCAGATGTCATGCCAGCCTTTGTCCTAGAACCAATGACAAATTACAGGCTCAGTAGCGAAATCATTTAAAAGCAAGAGAGAACTGTATTCACAATGAAAATACATACTGCAAGTTTCGCCTGCGAGCTGTGGACTCTCCTCCACCTCCCAACAGAAGTTCCCTCTGCCAAAATCAATCACACAACTACTTCTTCTCAATAACCAAATAAATACATAACTTACAAGACATCAACTTCTTAAGCTCATCACTAACAAGTAAAATGCATCAATTTCTTAAGCTTATCGCAATGGCGAAGATTACAAACAAAGCTCAAACTACTCCAAAACATAGCTCATTACCTCTTTCTGAGCAGCTTTCCTAATATTATCATTCGCTTGTAAATTCGCATTCCTCATACTCAACCTCAAACTGCACGTAAACACCACAAAAACTTGATCAGTTGCCAAAATTGATATCAAATCCATAACTGAAATATTCTTAGGGTTTTGATAATTCAATCCGATACCTGTGGGATCGGTTTTTCCAGGAGTCGAGCAAGGCCTTGGCGGATTGGACCTGATCGTCAGTCGGCAATTGAGGAGCGAACAGATCGAGCTTGAACTGCAGAGAATTGAGCAACGCCAAGCCGTCTTGTGCGAGCCCCTTCAATCTGGGCAGAGAGTCCTTGTTTTGAGTCTCCGACTTACCGTAGTTCTCGATCGCCTTGATTTGCTCTACGACATTGTTGTAGGTGTCGTCCCACTCCTTCTTCACCTTCTCCACCTCCTGCTCCACCTTGTCCATCGAAACCTTTCAATTCGTTTCAGACGATCACTGCGAGTGTTTGTTTCTGAGAAAGGAAGGTCTTAGAATACAGCATACAACCCGAGTCCAGATGTTTAGTTTGTATGTGCCTCCGAGCCCAGAACTAGAACGCGGAAATAACTTTTTACCCTCAATATTTGGCTCAAACAGTTATTATTATATGTAAGTTATATGATATTTTTAACGAATCATAAACTAAATTAACACGTGGATAAAAAAAAAGGCCAATTACATAAAAGTCAATTTTAAAACATTTTATCCTATAGAGATCCACCCAAATATTTTTACCCATATAAGTC encodes the following:
- the LOC101311479 gene encoding transcription factor MYB3-like encodes the protein MRKPCCEKTETTKGAWSIQEDQKLIDYIQKHGEGCWNSLPKAAGLRRCGKSCRLRWINYLRPDLKRGSFSEDEEDLIIRLHKLLGNRWSLIAGRLPGRTDNEVKNYWNSHLKKKILNTGTTLRPNKPRPEIKHAPYNKLVKYFNEMDDEVVDEVSSADSAAGCLVPELNLDLTLSIKTSTGMADPQVA
- the LOC101312058 gene encoding 66 kDa stress protein-like, whose translation is MPQLAEAYACVPSTERGRGILISGDPKSNRLLYTNGRSVIIMNLDNPLDVAVYAEHAYPATVARFSPNGEWIASADVSGTVRIWGTHNDFVLKNEFKVLSGRIDDLQWSADGLRIVACGEGKGKSLVRAFMWDSGSTVGDFDGHSKRVLSCVFKPTRPFRIVTCGEDFLVNFYEGPPFKFKQSHRDHSNFVNCVRYSPDGSKFITVSSDKKGLIFDGKTAEKIGELSSEDGHKGSIYALSWSPDGKQILTVSADKTAKIWDICEDYHGKVHKTLTCPGSGGVEDMLVGGLWQNDHIVTVSLGGMISIFSASDLDKAPLSLFGHMKNVTSLSVLKNDPKVILSTSYDGLIVKWIQGVGYSGKLQRKETSQIKCFAAVEEEIVTSGFDNTVWRVPLNGDQCGDAESIDVGSQPKDISHALHYPELVLVSTDSGALLLRGGKVVSTINLGFTVTASAIAPDGSEAIIGGQDGKLHIYSIAGNTLTEEAVLEKHRGAISVIHYSPDVSMIASGDLNREAVIWDRASREVKLKNMLYHTARINCLAWSPDNSMVATGSLDTCVIIYEVDKPASSRVTIKGAHLGGVYGIAFTDEHTVVSSGEDAFVRVWKLTPQ
- the LOC101312928 gene encoding uncharacterized protein LOC101312928; this translates as MDKVEQEVEKVKKEWDDTYNNVVEQIKAIENYGKSETQNKDSLPRLKGLAQDGLALLNSLQFKLDLFAPQLPTDDQVQSAKALLDSWKNRSHSLRLSMRNANLQANDNIRKAAQKERELLLGGGGESTARRRNLQTKAGMTSAVESITDSLRRTRQLMVQEVERSAGTLMTFEESTGVLRKAETEYKGHRSLLMRTRNLLSTMQRQDVIDRVIIAVGVFLFTCAVLYVVSKRIGILYLQRKVTAAFKAGMVGKELRPGAVGNGVNHAPVYDNALRKAEEPLERLMHDEL